A single Kribbella aluminosa DNA region contains:
- a CDS encoding class I SAM-dependent methyltransferase produces MSEWSSGGIYESYVGRWSRLVAAEFIGWLKQPPGQRWLDVGCGTGALTSTILGTADPAAVLGVDPSEGFVEYARQTVDDPRVAFEVRSAAELPDGPYDVVVAGLVLNFVPKRVEALRRMRDIGTTVAVYVWDYAGGMQLMRYFFDAMVEVRPQDREADEGRRFGFCTAEGLERLFGEAGFAEVRTREIVVPTVFESFDDYWQPFLGGQGVAPAYLRGLDVADQEALRDAVRERLPIGADGSIRLTARAWAAVG; encoded by the coding sequence GTGAGCGAGTGGTCCAGTGGGGGAATCTACGAGTCGTACGTCGGCCGGTGGAGCCGTCTCGTCGCAGCCGAGTTCATCGGCTGGCTGAAGCAGCCGCCGGGGCAGCGCTGGCTGGACGTCGGCTGCGGTACCGGCGCGCTGACCAGCACGATCCTCGGTACGGCGGATCCGGCGGCGGTGCTCGGCGTCGACCCGTCGGAGGGGTTCGTCGAGTACGCGCGGCAGACCGTCGACGATCCGCGGGTCGCGTTCGAGGTGCGGTCCGCGGCTGAGCTGCCGGACGGCCCGTACGACGTGGTGGTCGCCGGGCTGGTGCTGAACTTCGTACCGAAACGGGTCGAGGCGCTGCGCCGGATGCGCGACATCGGTACGACGGTCGCGGTCTACGTCTGGGACTACGCGGGCGGGATGCAGCTGATGCGGTACTTCTTCGACGCGATGGTCGAGGTCCGTCCGCAGGACCGTGAGGCCGACGAGGGGCGCCGGTTCGGGTTCTGTACGGCGGAGGGGCTCGAGCGGCTGTTCGGGGAGGCCGGGTTCGCGGAGGTGCGGACCCGGGAGATCGTCGTACCGACGGTGTTCGAGTCGTTCGACGACTACTGGCAGCCGTTCCTCGGCGGGCAGGGCGTCGCGCCGGCGTACCTCCGGGGTCTGGACGTCGCGGACCAGGAGGCGTTGCGGGACGCCGTACGGGAGCGGTTGCCGATCGGTGCGGACGGGTCGATCAGGCTGACGGCGCGGGCGTGGGCGGCCGTGGGTTGA
- a CDS encoding YciI family protein, with protein MKFLLILQGAGDPRLPRDEFERAAGDAGELVSGELLADPQLSVQLPAGKPSRIDGYYVVDVEDRDRAVELARLLPDARARDRSVEIRALMHPAAADL; from the coding sequence ATGAAGTTCCTACTGATCCTGCAGGGTGCCGGTGACCCGCGGCTGCCGCGCGACGAGTTCGAGCGGGCCGCCGGCGACGCCGGAGAGCTGGTGTCCGGCGAACTGCTCGCAGATCCACAGCTGTCCGTCCAATTGCCGGCCGGCAAACCCTCCCGCATCGACGGGTACTACGTGGTCGACGTCGAGGACCGCGACCGCGCCGTCGAACTCGCCCGCCTGCTACCGGACGCGCGAGCCCGCGACCGCTCCGTCGAGATCCGCGCGCTGATGCATCCGGCAGCTGCTGATCTGTAG
- a CDS encoding IS4 family transposase → MPRGGWKKPETGRRLSDLVSVGVLTRVFPPALVDEVIAEVGRTEQRHRSLPARVMAYFSIGMALYSEGSYEDVLAQLTDGLSWVSGWTETFSPPSKSAIFQARARLGAEPLAALFERVARPVGTDTTPGVWLAGRRLVAIDGMCLDVADTRANHEHFGRPGVDKGERAAFPQARVVALAECGTHAVFAAEIGTYPESEAALAERLLDRLVPGMVLTADRGFFSYALWRKAIAAGADLLWRIRTDKAGPKPIHVEDLPDGSWLAHLRQSHTAAARREEPMLVRVIDYTIDDGRDNPTAYRLFTTMLDPDEVSATDLAAAYAQRWEIELTFDELKTHQRGPRTVLRSKSPDLVLQEIWGHLCCHYAIRSLMAEAATHAGHDPDRVSFVAALRITRQTLAHPGAFSP, encoded by the coding sequence ATGCCACGTGGTGGATGGAAGAAGCCGGAGACCGGGCGGCGTCTGTCGGATCTGGTCTCTGTCGGTGTGCTGACGCGGGTGTTCCCGCCGGCGCTGGTCGATGAGGTGATCGCCGAGGTCGGCCGGACCGAGCAGCGGCATCGTTCGCTGCCTGCGCGGGTGATGGCCTATTTCTCGATCGGGATGGCGCTGTATTCCGAGGGTTCCTACGAGGACGTGCTCGCGCAGTTGACCGATGGGCTGTCGTGGGTATCGGGCTGGACCGAGACCTTTAGCCCGCCGAGCAAGTCCGCGATCTTCCAGGCCCGGGCGCGGTTGGGTGCTGAGCCGTTGGCGGCGCTTTTCGAGCGGGTCGCCAGACCGGTCGGGACGGACACGACGCCGGGGGTGTGGCTGGCCGGGCGGCGTCTGGTCGCGATCGACGGGATGTGTCTGGACGTCGCTGACACGCGCGCCAATCACGAGCACTTCGGCCGTCCGGGGGTCGACAAGGGCGAGCGGGCGGCGTTCCCTCAGGCCCGGGTGGTCGCGTTGGCCGAGTGCGGCACCCACGCGGTCTTCGCAGCCGAGATCGGCACCTACCCCGAGTCCGAGGCCGCTTTGGCCGAACGGCTCCTGGACAGGCTGGTGCCGGGGATGGTGCTGACCGCCGACCGCGGCTTCTTCTCCTACGCCTTGTGGCGCAAGGCGATCGCGGCCGGCGCCGACCTGTTGTGGCGGATCCGCACCGACAAGGCCGGACCCAAGCCGATCCACGTTGAGGATCTTCCCGACGGCTCCTGGCTGGCCCACCTGCGTCAGTCGCACACTGCCGCGGCGCGGCGCGAGGAGCCGATGCTGGTCCGGGTCATCGATTACACCATCGATGACGGCCGGGACAACCCCACCGCCTACAGGCTCTTCACCACCATGCTCGACCCCGACGAGGTGAGTGCGACCGATCTCGCCGCGGCGTATGCCCAGCGGTGGGAGATCGAGCTGACCTTCGATGAACTGAAGACCCATCAGCGCGGACCACGCACCGTGCTGCGCAGCAAGTCGCCCGACCTGGTCCTCCAAGAGATCTGGGGCCACCTGTGCTGTCACTACGCGATCCGCTCCCTGATGGCCGAGGCCGCAACCCATGCCGGGCACGATCCGGACCGGGTCAGTTTCGTTGCCGCGCTCAGGATCACCCGCCAGACCCTCGCCCACCCGGGCGCATTTTCCCCCTGA